The following proteins come from a genomic window of Achromobacter deleyi:
- a CDS encoding 3-hydroxyanthranilate 3,4-dioxygenase, whose product MPAYGPPLNFQRWIQDHAHLLQPPVGNQQIWQDADFIVTVVGGPNLRTDYHDDPLEEFFYQVRGNAWLSLWIDGKPERVDLKEGDIFLLPPHVRHSPQRPETGSACLVIERQRPQGLLDGFEWYCPHCGQLVHRVEVQLKSIVTDLPPLFQAFYASEEKRTCPGCGAIHPGKAQAPAAQPSPA is encoded by the coding sequence ATGCCCGCCTATGGCCCGCCCCTGAATTTCCAGCGTTGGATCCAGGACCACGCCCACCTGCTGCAACCGCCGGTGGGCAACCAGCAGATCTGGCAGGACGCCGATTTCATCGTCACCGTGGTCGGCGGCCCCAACCTGCGCACCGACTACCACGACGATCCGCTGGAAGAGTTCTTCTACCAGGTGCGCGGCAACGCCTGGCTGTCGCTGTGGATCGACGGCAAGCCCGAGCGCGTCGACTTGAAGGAAGGCGACATCTTCCTGCTGCCACCGCACGTGCGCCATTCGCCGCAGCGCCCCGAGACCGGCAGCGCCTGTCTGGTCATCGAGCGCCAGCGCCCGCAAGGGCTGCTGGACGGCTTCGAATGGTATTGCCCGCATTGCGGCCAGCTGGTGCACCGCGTCGAGGTGCAGCTGAAAAGCATCGTGACCGACCTGCCGCCGCTGTTCCAGGCCTTCTACGCCAGCGAGGAAAAGCGCACCTGCCCCGGCTGCGGCGCGATCCACCCGGGCAAGGCGCAAGCCCCCGCCGCGCAGCCGTCGCCCGCCTGA
- a CDS encoding 2-hydroxymuconic semialdehyde dehydrogenase yields MMIRQLRNYIDGRFEDGASTFDKHSPVDHTLIAQAHEASREQVDRAVAAARHALPAWAALPVAQRTDHLLALADGINRRFDDFLQAEIGDTGKPVSWASQIDIPRGAANFRAFAELARTLDMESYMTDTPDGRQALNYAYRKPLGVVGVISPWNLPLLLLTWKVAPALAFGNTVIMKPSEVTPSTATLLAEVAHETGLPPGVLNLTHGFGPGSAGEFITSHPDIDGITFTGESATGAAIMRAVAPGVKPVSFELGGKNAALVFADADFEAAVDGTARSVFANCGQVCLCTERVYVQRPIYDRFVAALAERARALRIGWPDDPDTGMGPLVSREHREKVLSYFALAREEGATVVSGGGVPVFGDARDAGAYVQPTIWTGLPESARCIKEEVFGPVCHVAPFDTEEEAIRLANDTRYGLAAAVWTQDLTRGHRVAQAMKVGLAWVNCWFLRDLRTPFGGSGLSGIGREGGRHSLHFYTEPTNVCIKL; encoded by the coding sequence ATGATGATCCGCCAGCTGCGCAACTACATCGACGGCCGCTTCGAAGACGGCGCGTCCACGTTCGACAAACACAGTCCGGTGGATCACACGTTGATCGCCCAGGCCCACGAAGCCAGCCGCGAGCAGGTCGACCGCGCCGTCGCCGCCGCGCGCCACGCCCTGCCGGCATGGGCCGCACTGCCGGTGGCGCAGCGCACCGACCACCTGCTGGCGCTGGCCGACGGCATCAACCGCCGCTTCGATGATTTCCTGCAGGCCGAGATCGGCGACACCGGCAAGCCGGTCTCCTGGGCCAGCCAGATCGACATTCCGCGCGGCGCCGCCAATTTCCGCGCTTTCGCCGAACTGGCGCGCACGCTGGACATGGAAAGCTACATGACCGACACGCCCGACGGTCGCCAGGCGCTGAACTACGCCTACCGCAAGCCGCTGGGCGTGGTCGGCGTGATCTCGCCGTGGAACCTGCCGCTGCTGCTGCTGACCTGGAAAGTGGCGCCGGCGCTGGCGTTCGGCAACACCGTCATCATGAAGCCGTCGGAAGTCACGCCGTCCACGGCCACGCTGCTGGCCGAGGTCGCGCACGAGACCGGGCTGCCGCCCGGCGTGCTGAACCTGACCCACGGTTTCGGACCGGGGTCCGCGGGCGAGTTCATCACCTCGCATCCGGACATCGACGGCATCACCTTCACCGGCGAGTCGGCCACCGGCGCTGCCATCATGCGCGCCGTGGCGCCGGGCGTGAAGCCGGTGTCGTTCGAACTGGGCGGCAAGAACGCGGCGCTGGTGTTCGCCGACGCCGACTTCGAGGCGGCGGTCGACGGCACCGCGCGCTCGGTGTTCGCCAACTGCGGCCAGGTCTGCCTGTGCACCGAACGCGTGTACGTGCAACGCCCGATCTACGACCGCTTCGTCGCCGCGCTGGCCGAGCGCGCGCGGGCGCTGCGCATCGGCTGGCCGGATGATCCGGACACCGGCATGGGGCCGCTGGTGTCGCGCGAGCACCGCGAAAAGGTGCTGTCGTATTTCGCCCTGGCGCGCGAGGAAGGCGCCACCGTGGTCAGCGGCGGCGGCGTGCCGGTGTTCGGCGATGCGCGCGACGCCGGCGCCTACGTGCAGCCGACCATCTGGACCGGCCTGCCCGAGAGCGCCCGCTGCATCAAGGAAGAAGTGTTCGGCCCGGTCTGCCACGTGGCGCCGTTCGACACCGAGGAAGAGGCCATCCGCCTGGCCAACGACACCCGCTACGGCCTGGCCGCCGCCGTCTGGACGCAGGACCTGACCCGCGGCCACCGCGTCGCGCAGGCGATGAAGGTGGGGCTGGCGTGGGTCAATTGCTGGTTCCTGCGCGACCTGCGCACGCCGTTCGGCGGCAGCGGCCTGTCCGGCATCGGCCGCGAGGGCGGCCGCCATTCGCTGCATTTCTATACCGAACCCACCAACGTCTGCATCAAGCTGTGA
- a CDS encoding RidA family protein: MTQASVSATVVAGKATPRGKYPHIKRAGDFLFVSGTSSRLPDNRIAGAEVDAMGTTTLDIRVQTRAVIENIRDILASAGAGLADVVEISTFLVNMNDFGGYNQVYGEFFDADGPARTTVAVHQLPHPQLLIEIKAVAYKPLAR; the protein is encoded by the coding sequence ATGACCCAAGCTTCCGTCAGCGCCACCGTCGTCGCCGGCAAGGCCACCCCGCGTGGCAAGTATCCCCACATCAAGCGCGCCGGCGACTTCCTGTTCGTCTCGGGCACCAGCTCGCGCCTGCCGGACAACCGCATCGCCGGCGCCGAGGTCGACGCGATGGGCACCACCACGCTCGACATCCGCGTGCAGACGCGCGCGGTGATCGAGAACATCCGCGACATCCTGGCCAGCGCCGGCGCGGGCCTGGCGGACGTGGTCGAGATCAGTACTTTCCTGGTCAACATGAACGACTTCGGTGGCTACAATCAGGTCTACGGCGAGTTCTTCGACGCCGATGGGCCGGCACGCACCACCGTGGCGGTGCATCAGCTGCCGCACCCGCAATTGCTGATTGAGATCAAGGCGGTCGCCTACAAGCCGCTGGCGCGTTGA
- a CDS encoding LysR substrate-binding domain-containing protein, which yields MAPDRLPAFPSEQDRRPGRRAGTAARMSNFRITPNALSHKLKLHQLQIFERVLARRSLSRAASEMHLTQPTVTKAIHDLEAFFGATLFERSNRGVTPTELALVLGRRVHAMMAEIRYMADDIDAVLGGASGHVVVGTLIAASAKLLPEAIARLMTDHPGIQVTVREGPSAQLLPALATGDVDIVVGRLPGADMASISGVAVDHHKLYREDLCLVAGARHPLAGAARVTLAELADHIWILPAPTSPLRASIERSFFDAGVRLPTRHVESLSLLTNIGILMHSDALALMPYDAAAQFLAMGVLTRLPTDAFGAFGDVGYSIRADRPLTPACLRLVDYLKQIAAQRAPGPQDA from the coding sequence ATGGCGCCAGACCGCCTTCCGGCTTTTCCTTCGGAACAGGATCGCCGCCCCGGCCGCCGCGCCGGGACGGCCGCGCGCATGTCGAACTTCCGCATCACGCCCAACGCGCTCAGCCACAAACTGAAGCTGCACCAGCTGCAGATCTTCGAGCGCGTGCTGGCGCGCCGTTCGCTGTCGCGCGCCGCCAGCGAAATGCACCTGACCCAGCCCACCGTCACCAAGGCCATCCACGACCTGGAGGCCTTCTTCGGCGCGACGCTGTTCGAGCGCTCCAACCGCGGCGTCACGCCGACCGAGCTGGCGCTGGTGCTGGGCCGCCGCGTGCACGCCATGATGGCCGAGATCCGCTACATGGCCGACGACATCGACGCGGTGCTGGGCGGCGCCAGCGGCCACGTGGTGGTGGGCACGCTGATCGCGGCCTCGGCCAAGCTGCTGCCCGAGGCCATCGCGCGGCTGATGACCGACCACCCCGGCATCCAGGTCACGGTGCGCGAAGGGCCGTCGGCGCAGCTGCTGCCGGCGCTGGCCACCGGCGACGTCGACATCGTGGTGGGCCGCCTGCCGGGCGCCGACATGGCGTCGATCTCGGGCGTCGCCGTCGACCACCACAAGCTGTATCGCGAAGACCTGTGCCTGGTGGCCGGCGCGCGCCATCCACTGGCCGGGGCCGCTCGCGTGACGCTGGCCGAGCTGGCCGACCACATCTGGATCCTGCCCGCGCCCACCTCGCCGCTGCGCGCCTCGATCGAGCGCAGCTTCTTCGATGCCGGCGTGCGGCTGCCCACGCGCCACGTCGAGTCGCTGTCGCTGCTGACCAATATCGGCATCCTGATGCACAGCGATGCGCTGGCGCTGATGCCCTATGACGCCGCGGCCCAGTTCCTGGCCATGGGCGTGCTGACGCGCCTGCCCACCGACGCCTTCGGCGCGTTCGGCGACGTCGGCTATTCGATCCGCGCCGACCGGCCGCTGACGCCCGCCTGCCTGCGCCTGGTCGACTACCTCAAGCAGATCGCGGCGCAGCGCGCGCCGGGTCCTCAGGACGCCTGA